One part of the Equus asinus isolate D_3611 breed Donkey chromosome 6, EquAss-T2T_v2, whole genome shotgun sequence genome encodes these proteins:
- the MSH6 gene encoding DNA mismatch repair protein Msh6 isoform X3: MPRGRRNACNLEALGAQRAASGMRGGGSSFRAGSCDFSPGDLVWAKMEGYPWWPCLVYNHPFDGTFIREKGKSVRVHVQFFDDSPTRGWVSKRLLKPYTGSKSKEAQKGGHFYSAKPEILRAMQRADEALNKDKIKRLELAVCDEPSEPEEEEMEVGATYASDKSEEDNEIDSEEEVPPKVQGSRRSSRQIKKRRVISDSESDIGGSDVEFKPDAKEEGSSDEISSGVGDSDSEGLDSPVKVVPKRKRMVTGNGSLKKKTSRKEMPSATKRATSISSETKSTLSAFSAPQNSESQAHVSGGCDDGSRPTVWYHETLEWLKEEKRRDLHRRRRDHPDFDASTLYVPEDFLNSCTPGMRKWWQIKSQNFDLVIFYKVGKFYELYHMDALIGVSELGLVFMKGNWAHSGFPEIAFGRYSDSLVQKGYKVARVEQTETPEMMEARCRKMAHISKHDRVVRREICRVITKGTQTYSVLEGDPSENYSKYLLSLKEKDDDSSGHTRVYGVCFVDASLGKFFIGQFSDDRHCSRFRTLVAHYPPVQVLFEKGNLSMETKMILKGSLSSSLQEGLIPGSQFWDAAKTLRTLLEEGYFTEKLNEDSGVMLPQVLKDMTSESDSVGLTPGEKSELALSALGGCVFYLKKCLIDQELLSMANFEEYIPLDSDMVSATRPGAVFTKANQRMVLDAVTLNNLEIFLNGTNGSTEGTLLEKIDTCHTPFGKRLLKQWLCAPLCSPYAINDRLDAIEDLMVVPDKISEVADLLKKLPDLERLLSKIHNVGSPLKSQNHPDSRAIMYEETTYSKKKIIDFLSALEGFKVICKIIGIMEEVVDDFKSKILKQVITLQTKNPEGRFPDLTIELNRWDTAFDHEKARRTGLITPKAGFDSDYDQALADIRENEQSLLEYLEKQRSRIGCRTIVYWGIGRNRYQLEIPENFITRNLPEEYELKSTKKGCKRYWTKTIEKKLANLINAEERRDVSLKDCMRRLFYNFDKNYKDWQAAVECIAVLDVLLCLANYSRGGDGPMCRPLILLPEEDTPPFLYLKGSRHPCITKTFFGDDFIPNDILIGCEEEEEENGKAYCVLVTGPNMGGKSTLMRQAGLLAVMAQMGCYVPAEVCRLTPIDRVFTRLGASDRIMSGESTFFVELSETASILTHATAHSLVLVDELGRGTATFDGTAIANAVVKELAENIKCRTLFSTHYHSLVEDYSQNVAVRLGHMACMVENECEDPSQETITFLYKFIKGACPKSYGFNAARLANIPEEVIQKGHRKAREFEKMTQSLRLFREVCLASERSSVDAEGVHKLLTLIQEL, encoded by the exons gTTCAAAATCAAAGGAAGCCCAGAAAGGAGGTCACTTTTACAGTGCAAAGCCTGAAATACTCAGAGCAATGCAACGTGCAGATGAAGCCTTGAATAAAGACAAGATTAAGAGGCTTGAATTGGCGGTGTGTGATGAGCCCTCAGaaccagaggaggaggagatggag GTAGGTGCAACTTATGCATCTGATAAGAGTGAAGAAGATAATGAAATTGATAGTGAAGAGGAAGTACCACCTAAAGTGCAAGGATCTAGGCGAAGTAGCCGCCAAATAAAGAAACGAAGAGTAATATCAGACTCTGAAAGCGACATTGGTGGCTCCGATGTGGAATTCAAGCCAGATGCTAAGGAGGAAGGAAGCAGTGATGAAATAAGCAGTGGAGTAGGGGATAGTGACAGTGAAGGCCTGGACAGCCCTGTCAAAGTTGTTCCAAAGCGGAAGAGAATGGTTACCGGAAATGgctctctgaaaaagaaaacttcaaggaAGGAAATGCCCTCAGCCACCAAACGAGCAACTAGCATTTCATCAGAAACCAAGAGTACTTTGAGTGCTTTCTCTGCCCCTCAAAATTCTGAATCTCAAGCCCACGTTAGTGGAGGATGTGATGATGGTAGTCGCCCCACTGTCTGGTATCATGAAACATTAGAATGGcttaaggaggaaaagagaagagatctGCACAGGAGGCGACGTGATCATCCTGACTTTGATGCATCCACACTCTATGTGCCTGAGGATTTTCTTAATTCTTGTACTCCTGGGATGAGGAAGTGGTGGCAGATTAAGTCTCAGAACTTTGATCTTGTCATATTTTATAAGGTGGGGAAGTTCTATGAGCTGTACCATATGGATGCCCTTATTGGAGTCAGTGAACTAGGTCTGGTATTCATGAAAGGCAACTGGGCTCATTCTGGTTTCCCTGAAATTGCATTTGGCCGATATTCAGATTCCCTGGTCCAGAAGGGTTATAAAGTAGCACGTGTGGAACAGACCGAGACCCCAGAAATGATGGAGGCAAGATGCCGAAAGATGGCACATATATCTAAGCATGATAGAGTGGTGAGAAGGGAGATTTGTAGAGTCATTACCAAGGGTACACAGACCTACAGTGTGCTGGAAGGTGATCCCTCTGAGAACTACAGTAAGTATCTTCTTAGcctcaaagaaaaagatgatgattCTTCTGGCCATACTCGAGTGTATGGTGTATGCTTTGTTGACGCCTCACTGGGGAAGTTTTTCATAGGTCAGTTTTCAGATGATCGCCATTGTTCCAGGTTTAGGACTCTTGTGGCACACTATCCTCCAGTGCAAGTCTTGTTTGAGAAGGGAAATCTCTCAATGGAAACTAAGATGATTCTGAAGGGTTCATTATCCTCTTCTCTTCAGGAAGGTCTGATACCAGGCTCCCAGTTTTGGGATGCAGCCAAAACTTTGAGAACTCTCCTTGAAGAAGgatattttacagaaaagttgaatgaGGACAGTGGAGTGATGTTACCCCAGGTGCTTAAAGATATGACCTCAGAGTCTGATTCTGTTGGGTTGACACCAGGAGAAAAGAGTGAATTGGCCCTCTCTGCTCTAGGTGGTTGTGTCTTCTACCTCAAAAAATGCCTTATTGATCAGGAGCTTTTATCAATGGCTAACTTTGAAGAGTATATTCCCTTGGATTCTGACATGGTCAGTGCTACAAGACCTGGTGCTGTCTTTACTAAAGCCAATCAGCGAATGGTGCTAGATGCTGTGACATTAAAcaatttggagatttttctgaATGGAACAAATGGTTCTACTGAAGGGACACTGCTGGAGAAGATTGATACTTGCCATACTCCCTTTGGTAAGCGGCTCCTAAAGCAGTGGCTTTGTGCCCCACTCTGTAGCCCTTATGCTATCAATGATCGTCTAGATGCCATAGAAGACCTCATGGTTGTGCCTGATAAAATCTCTGAGGTTGCAGACCTTCTAAAGAAGCTTCCAGACCTTGAGAGGCTACTCAGTAAAATTCATAATGTTGGGTCTCCCCTGaagagccagaaccacccagatAGCAGGGCTATAATGTATGAAGAAACTACATACAGCAAAAAAAagattattgattttctttctgctctggaaGGATTCAAAGTAATATGTAAAATTATAGGGATTATGGAAGAAGTTGTTGATGACTTTAAGTCTAAAATTCTTAAGCAGGTCATAACTCTGCAGACAAAAAATCCTGAAGGCCGTTTTCCTGATTTGACTATAGAACTGAATCGATGGGACACAGCCTTTGACCATGAAAAGGCTCGAAGGACTGGACTGATTACTCCCAAAGCAGGATTTGACTCTGATTATGACCAAGCTCTTGCTGACAtaagagaaaatgaacagagcctcctGGAATACTTGGAGAAACAGCGCAGTAGAATTGGCTGTAGGACCATAGTCTACTGGGGGATTGGGAGGAACCGTTACCAGTTGGAAATTCCAGAGAATTTCATCACTCGTAATTTGCCAGAAGAGTATGAGTTGAAATCCACGAAGAAGGGCTGTAAACGATACTGGACTAAAACTATTGAGAAGAAGTTGGCTAATCTGATAAACGCTGAAGAACGGAGAGACGTATCATTGAAAGACTGCATGCGGCGACTATTCtataactttgataaaaattaCAAGGACTGGCAGGCTGCTGTAGAGTGCATCGCAGTGTTAG ATGTCTTATTGTGCCTCGCTAACTATAGTCGAGGGGGTGATGGACCTATGTGTCGTCCACTGATTCTGCTGCCAGAAGAAGACACTCCTCCCTTCTTATACCTTAAAGGATCACGCCATCCCTGCATTACGAAGACTTTTTTTGGAGATGACTTTATTCCTAATGACATTCTAATAGGCtgtgaggaagaagaggaggaaaatggcAAAGCTTACTGTGTGCTTGTTACTGGACCAAATATGGGGGGCAAGTCTACACTCATGAGACAG GCTGGCCTATTAGCTGTAATGGCCCAGATGGGTTGTTATGTACCTGCTGAAGTGTGTAGGCTCACACCAATTGATAGAGTCTTTACTAGACTTGGTGCCTCAGACAGAATAATGTCAG gtgaaaGTACATTTTTTGTTGAATTGAGTGAAACTGCTAGTATACTTACACATGCAACAGCACATTCTCTGGTGCTTGTGGATGAATTAG GAAGAGGTACTGCAACATTTGATGGGACAGCAATAGCAAATGCAGTTGTTAAAGAACTTGCTGAGAATATAAAGTGTCGTACACTGTTTTCTACCCACTACCATTCATTGGTTGAAGATTATTCTCAAAATGTTGCAGTGCGCCTAGGACACATG gcATGTATGGTAGAAAATGAATGTGAAGATCCCAGCCAGGAGACTATTACCTTCCTCTATAAATTCATTAAGGGAGCTTGTCCTAAAAGTTATGGCTTTAATGCAGCAAGGCTTGCGAATATTCCAGAGGAGGTTATTCAAAAAGGACAtagaaaagcaagagaatttGAGAAGATGACTCAGTCACTGCGATTATTTCG ggaaGTTTGCCTGGCTAGTGAAAGGTCATCTGTAGATGCTGAAGGTGTCCATAAGTTGCTGACTTTGATTCAGGAATTGTAG
- the MSH6 gene encoding DNA mismatch repair protein Msh6 isoform X4 yields the protein MPTRPRSGPQGKVALPPLPPGPPLPPAGMRPGARRGLGLGPWRAPRRRLRRGTSTEGCGGRQQLRSCDFSPGDLVWAKMEGYPWWPCLVYNHPFDGTFIREKGKSVRVHVQFFDDSPTRGWVSKRLLKPYTGSKSKEAQKGGHFYSAKPEILRAMQRADEALNKDKIKRLELAVCDEPSEPEEEEMEVGATYASDKSEEDNEIDSEEEVPPKVQGSRRSSRQIKKRRVISDSESDIGGSDVEFKPDAKEEGSSDEISSGVGDSDSEGLDSPVKVVPKRKRMVTGNGSLKKKTSRKEMPSATKRATSISSETKSTLSAFSAPQNSESQAHVSGGCDDGSRPTVWYHETLEWLKEEKRRDLHRRRRDHPDFDASTLYVPEDFLNSCTPGMRKWWQIKSQNFDLVIFYKVGKFYELYHMDALIGVSELGLVFMKGNWAHSGFPEIAFGRYSDSLVQKGYKVARVEQTETPEMMEARCRKMAHISKHDRVVRREICRVITKGTQTYSVLEGDPSENYSKYLLSLKEKDDDSSGHTRVYGVCFVDASLGKFFIGQFSDDRHCSRFRTLVAHYPPVQVLFEKGNLSMETKMILKGSLSSSLQEGLIPGSQFWDAAKTLRTLLEEGYFTEKLNEDSGVMLPQVLKDMTSESDSVGLTPGEKSELALSALGGCVFYLKKCLIDQELLSMANFEEYIPLDSDMVSATRPGAVFTKANQRMVLDAVTLNNLEIFLNGTNGSTEGTLLEKIDTCHTPFGKRLLKQWLCAPLCSPYAINDRLDAIEDLMVVPDKISEVADLLKKLPDLERLLSKIHNVGSPLKSQNHPDSRAIMYEETTYSKKKIIDFLSALEGFKVICKIIGIMEEVVDDFKSKILKQVITLQTKNPEGRFPDLTIELNRWDTAFDHEKARRTGLITPKAGFDSDYDQALADIRENEQSLLEYLEKQRSRIGCRTIVYWGIGRNRYQLEIPENFITRNLPEEYELKSTKKGCKRYWTKTIEKKLANLINAEERRDVSLKDCMRRLFYNFDKNYKDWQAAVECIAVLDVLLCLANYSRGGDGPMCRPLILLPEEDTPPFLYLKGSRHPCITKTFFGDDFIPNDILIGCEEEEEENGKAYCVLVTGPNMGGKSTLMRQAGLLAVMAQMGCYVPAEVCRLTPIDRVFTRLGASDRIMSGESTFFVELSETASILTHATAHSLVLVDELGRGTATFDGTAIANAVVKELAENIKCRTLFSTHYHSLVEDYSQNVAVRLGHMACMVENECEDPSQETITFLYKFIKGACPKSYGFNAARLANIPEEVIQKGHRKAREFEKMTQSLRLFREVCLASERSSVDAEGVHKLLTLIQEL from the exons gTTCAAAATCAAAGGAAGCCCAGAAAGGAGGTCACTTTTACAGTGCAAAGCCTGAAATACTCAGAGCAATGCAACGTGCAGATGAAGCCTTGAATAAAGACAAGATTAAGAGGCTTGAATTGGCGGTGTGTGATGAGCCCTCAGaaccagaggaggaggagatggag GTAGGTGCAACTTATGCATCTGATAAGAGTGAAGAAGATAATGAAATTGATAGTGAAGAGGAAGTACCACCTAAAGTGCAAGGATCTAGGCGAAGTAGCCGCCAAATAAAGAAACGAAGAGTAATATCAGACTCTGAAAGCGACATTGGTGGCTCCGATGTGGAATTCAAGCCAGATGCTAAGGAGGAAGGAAGCAGTGATGAAATAAGCAGTGGAGTAGGGGATAGTGACAGTGAAGGCCTGGACAGCCCTGTCAAAGTTGTTCCAAAGCGGAAGAGAATGGTTACCGGAAATGgctctctgaaaaagaaaacttcaaggaAGGAAATGCCCTCAGCCACCAAACGAGCAACTAGCATTTCATCAGAAACCAAGAGTACTTTGAGTGCTTTCTCTGCCCCTCAAAATTCTGAATCTCAAGCCCACGTTAGTGGAGGATGTGATGATGGTAGTCGCCCCACTGTCTGGTATCATGAAACATTAGAATGGcttaaggaggaaaagagaagagatctGCACAGGAGGCGACGTGATCATCCTGACTTTGATGCATCCACACTCTATGTGCCTGAGGATTTTCTTAATTCTTGTACTCCTGGGATGAGGAAGTGGTGGCAGATTAAGTCTCAGAACTTTGATCTTGTCATATTTTATAAGGTGGGGAAGTTCTATGAGCTGTACCATATGGATGCCCTTATTGGAGTCAGTGAACTAGGTCTGGTATTCATGAAAGGCAACTGGGCTCATTCTGGTTTCCCTGAAATTGCATTTGGCCGATATTCAGATTCCCTGGTCCAGAAGGGTTATAAAGTAGCACGTGTGGAACAGACCGAGACCCCAGAAATGATGGAGGCAAGATGCCGAAAGATGGCACATATATCTAAGCATGATAGAGTGGTGAGAAGGGAGATTTGTAGAGTCATTACCAAGGGTACACAGACCTACAGTGTGCTGGAAGGTGATCCCTCTGAGAACTACAGTAAGTATCTTCTTAGcctcaaagaaaaagatgatgattCTTCTGGCCATACTCGAGTGTATGGTGTATGCTTTGTTGACGCCTCACTGGGGAAGTTTTTCATAGGTCAGTTTTCAGATGATCGCCATTGTTCCAGGTTTAGGACTCTTGTGGCACACTATCCTCCAGTGCAAGTCTTGTTTGAGAAGGGAAATCTCTCAATGGAAACTAAGATGATTCTGAAGGGTTCATTATCCTCTTCTCTTCAGGAAGGTCTGATACCAGGCTCCCAGTTTTGGGATGCAGCCAAAACTTTGAGAACTCTCCTTGAAGAAGgatattttacagaaaagttgaatgaGGACAGTGGAGTGATGTTACCCCAGGTGCTTAAAGATATGACCTCAGAGTCTGATTCTGTTGGGTTGACACCAGGAGAAAAGAGTGAATTGGCCCTCTCTGCTCTAGGTGGTTGTGTCTTCTACCTCAAAAAATGCCTTATTGATCAGGAGCTTTTATCAATGGCTAACTTTGAAGAGTATATTCCCTTGGATTCTGACATGGTCAGTGCTACAAGACCTGGTGCTGTCTTTACTAAAGCCAATCAGCGAATGGTGCTAGATGCTGTGACATTAAAcaatttggagatttttctgaATGGAACAAATGGTTCTACTGAAGGGACACTGCTGGAGAAGATTGATACTTGCCATACTCCCTTTGGTAAGCGGCTCCTAAAGCAGTGGCTTTGTGCCCCACTCTGTAGCCCTTATGCTATCAATGATCGTCTAGATGCCATAGAAGACCTCATGGTTGTGCCTGATAAAATCTCTGAGGTTGCAGACCTTCTAAAGAAGCTTCCAGACCTTGAGAGGCTACTCAGTAAAATTCATAATGTTGGGTCTCCCCTGaagagccagaaccacccagatAGCAGGGCTATAATGTATGAAGAAACTACATACAGCAAAAAAAagattattgattttctttctgctctggaaGGATTCAAAGTAATATGTAAAATTATAGGGATTATGGAAGAAGTTGTTGATGACTTTAAGTCTAAAATTCTTAAGCAGGTCATAACTCTGCAGACAAAAAATCCTGAAGGCCGTTTTCCTGATTTGACTATAGAACTGAATCGATGGGACACAGCCTTTGACCATGAAAAGGCTCGAAGGACTGGACTGATTACTCCCAAAGCAGGATTTGACTCTGATTATGACCAAGCTCTTGCTGACAtaagagaaaatgaacagagcctcctGGAATACTTGGAGAAACAGCGCAGTAGAATTGGCTGTAGGACCATAGTCTACTGGGGGATTGGGAGGAACCGTTACCAGTTGGAAATTCCAGAGAATTTCATCACTCGTAATTTGCCAGAAGAGTATGAGTTGAAATCCACGAAGAAGGGCTGTAAACGATACTGGACTAAAACTATTGAGAAGAAGTTGGCTAATCTGATAAACGCTGAAGAACGGAGAGACGTATCATTGAAAGACTGCATGCGGCGACTATTCtataactttgataaaaattaCAAGGACTGGCAGGCTGCTGTAGAGTGCATCGCAGTGTTAG ATGTCTTATTGTGCCTCGCTAACTATAGTCGAGGGGGTGATGGACCTATGTGTCGTCCACTGATTCTGCTGCCAGAAGAAGACACTCCTCCCTTCTTATACCTTAAAGGATCACGCCATCCCTGCATTACGAAGACTTTTTTTGGAGATGACTTTATTCCTAATGACATTCTAATAGGCtgtgaggaagaagaggaggaaaatggcAAAGCTTACTGTGTGCTTGTTACTGGACCAAATATGGGGGGCAAGTCTACACTCATGAGACAG GCTGGCCTATTAGCTGTAATGGCCCAGATGGGTTGTTATGTACCTGCTGAAGTGTGTAGGCTCACACCAATTGATAGAGTCTTTACTAGACTTGGTGCCTCAGACAGAATAATGTCAG gtgaaaGTACATTTTTTGTTGAATTGAGTGAAACTGCTAGTATACTTACACATGCAACAGCACATTCTCTGGTGCTTGTGGATGAATTAG GAAGAGGTACTGCAACATTTGATGGGACAGCAATAGCAAATGCAGTTGTTAAAGAACTTGCTGAGAATATAAAGTGTCGTACACTGTTTTCTACCCACTACCATTCATTGGTTGAAGATTATTCTCAAAATGTTGCAGTGCGCCTAGGACACATG gcATGTATGGTAGAAAATGAATGTGAAGATCCCAGCCAGGAGACTATTACCTTCCTCTATAAATTCATTAAGGGAGCTTGTCCTAAAAGTTATGGCTTTAATGCAGCAAGGCTTGCGAATATTCCAGAGGAGGTTATTCAAAAAGGACAtagaaaagcaagagaatttGAGAAGATGACTCAGTCACTGCGATTATTTCG ggaaGTTTGCCTGGCTAGTGAAAGGTCATCTGTAGATGCTGAAGGTGTCCATAAGTTGCTGACTTTGATTCAGGAATTGTAG